One Streptomonospora salina genomic window, CCCGGACTCGTCTACAGCGCCAAGGCGGTGGGCGGGATCGCGGGTGTGGGCGGCGCGGCGGCCCTGATCGCCCTGGCGCCGCACGCCGGGCCCGCGTTGTGCCTGGCCGGTGCGGGTGCGGCCGGTGCGGGCGCGGCCGCGGTCGCGGCCCGACTGCGGCGCCCGGTGCCCATTCGCACCCTTCCGCTCTAGACACCGGACGGGGGCTCGTTTGACGTCTTCTCGACCGTTGAAGGCCAAGATTCCAGCCTGCCGCTCGCACGGCTTCTGGCGAGTTCCCGCTTCAACGACCTGCGCCGGCACGGATGCGGGTCTTATCCGGCCTCCATCAGGCGTTTACCCTCTCCGCCCGTCCGGCGGCGAGCCACTGCAACGCCCGCTTGGTTTTCACGGGCAGTGATGACGCTACTACGAATCGGGAGCCCGATTCGCACGAATCCGAAAGCTAGAACACTTCCGCGGAAGACGGGTAGCCAGGTATCCATGAACGTCATACTGTATTCAGTATCCAAGCTAAGGAGGCGTTGATCAGATGACTGACGACACGGGTGCAGACACCACGATCTCCGGCGGCCACCTGGTCGCCAAGGCCCTCAAGGCCGAGGGGGTCGATGTGATCTTCACGCTCTGCGGCGGCCACATCATCGACATCTACGACGGTTGCGCCGACGAGGGCATCGACGTCATCGACGTCCGCCACGAGCAGGTGGCGGCCCACGCGGCCGACGGCTACGCGCGGGTGACCGGAAAGCCCGGATGCGCGGTCGTCACCGCCGGCCCCGGCACGACCGACTCCGTCACCGGCATCGCCAACGCCTACCGCGCCGAGAGCCCCGTGCTGGTCATCGGCGGGCAGGGCGCCCTCAGCCAGCACAAGATGGGTTCGCTGCAGGACCTTCCGCACGTCGACATGATCGGGCCCGTCTCCAAGTTCGCCGCGACCGTCCCGCACACCGAGCGGGTGGCCGACCTGGTCTCGATGGCGTTCCGGGAGTCGATGAACGGCGCCCCCGGCCCCTCTTTCCTGGAGATCCCGCGCGACGTCCTCGACGCCTCCGTACCCGCGGAATCGGCCCGAGTGCCCGAGGCCGGCCGCTACCGCGCCTCCACCCGCCAAGCCGGCGACCCCGACGCGATCGAGCGCCTGGCCGAGCTGCTGGTGCGCTCCGAACGCCCCAGCATCCTGCTGGGCAACCAGGTCCAGACCACCCACGCCACCGAGTCGGCCGTCGACCTGGTGCGCACCCTCAACGTCGCCGCCTACATGAACGGCGGCGGCCGCGGCACCCTGCCGCCGGGCGACCCGCACCACTTCCAGCTCTCGCGGCGCCACGCCTTCTCCAGCTCCGACCTGATCGTCATCGTCGGCACCCCCTTCGACTTCCGGATGGGCTACGGCAAACGGCTGTCGGCCGACGCCACGGTCGTGCAGATCGACCTCTCCTACGCCACGGTCGGCAAGAACCGCGACATCGACCTGGGCATCGTCGGCGACGCCGACGTCGTCCTGTCCTCGGTGCTGGAGGCGACCTCCGCCTACGGCGACAACGGGGCGCAGGGACGCAAGACCTGGCTGGAGGAGCTGCGCCAGGTCGAGAACACGGCGCTGGACAAGCGGGCGCCGCTGCTGGGCTCCGAGGCCACGCCCATCCACCCCTACCGCCTGGTCAGTGAGATCAACGAGTTCCTGACCGAGGACTCCATCTACATCGGCGACGGCGGCGACGTCGTCACCTTCTCCGGCCAGGTGGTCCAGCCCAAGGCCCCGGGGCACTGGCTGGACCCGGGCCCGCTGGGCACGCTGGGCGTGGGCGTGCCCTTCGTGATGGCCACCAAGTACGCCCGCCCGGACAAGGAGGTCGTCGCGCTGTTCGGCGACGGCGCCTTCAGCCTCACCGGGTGGGACTTCGAGACGCTGGTGCGCTTCGACATGCCCTTCATCGGGATCATCGGCAACAACTCCTCGATGAACCAGATCCGCTACGGCCAGGCCGCCAAGTACGGCGCCGACCGCGGCGAGATCGGCAACACGCTGGGCGACGTGCGCTACTCGGAGTTCGCCGCGATGCTCGGCGGCTACGGCGAGGAGGTCCACACACCCGACCAGATCGGGCCGGCGCTGCGGCGCGCCCGCGAATCCGGCACGCCCTCGCTGATCAACGTCTGGATCGACCCGGAGGTCTACGCGCCGGGGACGATGAACCAGACCATGTACAAGTAGGCGGTGAGGATCCACATGAGCAAGGCACTGGACGGGGTCCGCGTCCTGGACATGACCCACGTGCAGTCGGGGCCCTCGGCCACCCAGATCCTGGGCTGGCTCGGCGCCGACGTGGTCAAGCTGGAAGCGCCTTCGGGCGACGTCACGCGGCGCCAGCTGCGCGACCTGCCCGACGCCGACAGCCTCTACTTCACGATGCTCAACGGCAACAAGCGCAGCATCACGCTCAACACCAAGAGCGACGAGGGCCGGCGCATCTTCCTCGACCTGGTCAAGCGCAGCGACGTGCTGGTGGAGAACTTCGCACCCGGCGCGCTGGACCGGATGGGCTTCACCTGGGAGACGCTGCACGGGGCCAACCCGCGCCTGATCTACGCCTCGATCAAGGGGTTCGGCCCGGGCGCCTACGCCGGCTTCAAAGCCTACGAGGTCATCGCCCAGGCCATGGGCGGCTCGATGAGCACGACGGGCTTCGAGGACGGTCCCCCCACGGCGGCGGGCGCCCAGATCGGCGACTCCGGCACCGGAATGCATACAGTCGCCGGTATCCTCGCCGCGCTGTACCAGCGCACCAGCACCGGCACGGGGCAGCGGGTCGAGGTCGCCATGCAGGACGCGGTGCTCAACCTGTGCCGGGTCAAGCTGCGCGACCAGCAGCGCCTGACGCACGGCCCGCTCGACGAGTACCCCAACGCCGACTTCGGCGACGAAGTCCCGCGCTCGGGCAACGCCTCGGGCGGCGGGCAGCCCGGATGGGCGGTGCGCACCGCGCCCGGCGGGCCCAACGACTACGTCTACGTCATCATCCAGCCCACCGGCTGGGAGCACATCACCCGCATCATCGGCCGGCCCGAGCTCGCCACCGACCCCGAGTGGTCCACCCCGCAGGCGCGCCTGGACAAGCTCGACACGTGCTTCGGCCTCATCGAGGAGTGGTCGTCGTCGCTGCCCAAGTGGGAGGTGCTCGCCGCGCTCAACGAGCACGACATCCCCTGCGGGCCGATCCTGTCGACCCGGGAGATCATCGACGACCCCACGCTCAACGCCAACGGGATCGTCGCCACGGTCGACCACCCCCGCCGCGGCGCCTACAAGACCGTGGGCCTGCCCATCCGGATGTCGGACTCGCCCGCCGACGTCGGCCGCTCCCCCCTGCTCGGCGAGCACAACACCCAGGTCTACACCGACGAGCTGGGGCTGACCGCCGAGGACCTCGACGCCCTCAAGACGAACGGAGTGATCTGAGAAGATGACAACGGTATCCGGCTACGATCGCGAAGCCGTCCGCGCCGTGCTCGACCGGGCCCGCTCCGAGAGCCGCAGCGCGCTGACCGCCCCCGAGGGCAAGGAGCTCGCCGAGGCCTACGGCATCCCCGTCCCCCGCGAGGCGCTGGCCACCAGCGCCGACGCGGCGGTGTCGCTGGCCGTGGAACTGGGCCTGCCCGTGGTCGCCAAGATCGTCTCGCCCGACATCCTGCACAAGACCGACGCCGGCGGCGTCGAGGTGGGACTCTCCTCGGCCGAGGAGGTCGAGGCCGCCTACCGGCGCATCGTCGACAACGCACGGTCCTACGACCCCCGGGCGACGATCGAGGGCGTGCAGGTGCAGCAGATGGTGGGCGGGGGCACCGAGGTCCTCATCGGGGCCACCACCGACCCCACCTTCGGCAAGGTCGCGGTGTTCGGCCTCGGCGGGGTGCTGGTCGAAGTACTCAAGGACGTCTCGTTCCGCCTGGCCCCCGTATCGGCCGCCGACGCCCGCGCCCAGATCGGCGACATCAAGGCCGCCGAGGTGCTCGACGGCGTGCGCGGCGGCGAAGCGGTCGACACCGACCGCCTCGCCGACGTCATCACCCGGCTGTCGGACCTGGTCACCGACTTTCCCGAGATCTCCGAAGCCGACCTCAACCCGGTCTTCGCCTCGGGCACGGCCAGCGTGGCCGCCGACCTGCGCTTCGTGCTCGACTTCGACCCGGTCCAGCCGCCCGCGCAGTTCAGCACCGAGGAGATCCTCGCCTCGATGAACCGCATCTTCAAGCCGCGCTCCATCGCGGTCGTCGGCGCCTCCAACGAGCAGGGCAAGATCGGCAACTCGGTCATCCGCAACATCGTCGACGGCGGATACGCCGGGCAGGTCTATCCGATCAATCCCAAGGCCGACGAGGTCTACGGCCGCACCTCCTACGCCACCGTCGCCGACGCGCCCGCGGGCATCGACGTCGCGGTGTTCACGATCCCGGCCAAGCTCGTGCCCGCCGCGCTGGAAGAGGCCGGGCGCACGGGGGTGGCCGGCGCGATCCTCATCCCGTCGGGCTTCGCCGAGACCGGCGAGCACGAGCTGCAGGACGAGGTGCTGGAGGTGGCGCGCCGCCACGGCGTGCGGCTGCTGGGACCCAACATCTACGGCTACTACTACACCCCCGAGCACCTCTCGGCGACCTTCTGCACCCCCTACGACGTCGCCGGCGGCACCGCGCTGTCCTCCCAGTCGGGCGGCATCGGCATGGCCATCCTCGGATACAGCCGCAGCACGAGCACGGGCGTCTCGGCGATCGTGGGCGTGGGCAACAAAGCCGACATCGACGAGGACGACCTGCTGACGTTCTTCGGCCAGGACGACAACACCAACGCCGTCGCGATGCACCTGGAGGACCTCAAGGACGGCCGCGCCTTCGTGCAGGCCGCCCGCGAGGTGGTGCCCCGGAAGCCGGTGGTGGTGCTCAAGGCCGGCCGCACGTCGGCGGGCGCGCGGGCCGCGGGCTCGCACACCGGCGCGCTGGCCGGCGACGACAAAGTCTACGACGACATCCTGCGCCAGGCCGGCGTCGTGCGGGCGCCCGGGCTCAACGAGCTGCTGGAGTACGGGCGCGCGCTGCCGGTGCTGCCCACGCCCGCCGGGGAGAACGCCGTCATCATCACCGGCGCCGGCGGGTCGGGGGTACTGCTGTCGGACGCGGTGGTCGACAACGGCCTGTCGCTGATGGAGATCCCGCCCGACCTCGACGCGTCGTTCCGCGCCTTCATCCCGCCTTTCGGGGCGGCGGGCAACCCCGTCGACATCACCGGCGGGGAGCCGCCCTCGACGTATGCGAACACCATCCGGCTGGGCTTGGAGGACCCGCGGGTGCACGCGCTGATCCTGGGCTACTGGCACACCATCGTCACCCCGCCGATGGTCTTCGCCGAGCTGGTGGCCGACGTGGTCGGCCAAGCCCGCGCCGCCGGCATCGACAAGCCGGTCGTGGCGTCCCTGTCGGGCGACACGGAGGTCGAGGCCGCCAGCGCCCACCTGTTCCAGAACGGTGTGGTGGCCTACCCCTACACCACCGAGAAACCGGTCCAAGTGCTCGGCGCCAAGTATCGCTGGGCGCGCTCGGCCGGGCTACTCTGACCCGTGATCATCGTCGGGTAGCACCTGCCACACCCGGTGGCCGCCGAGCCGCCACGAAGCGGCCGCCGGGTACCCCGCCGCTGCGGCTTCCGCCAGAGCCGCGTCGGCGCAGATCCGCGACCATCCCGCCGGCCACGAGAAGGAGGTTGCGCGCGCAGGGGGGCGAATGAGGGGGCGAGACCAGCCCGCATCCGCGATCCAGCGAGGGAGAGCTCCACGCATGGACTCCTCAGACATCAACTCCGACCGGCCGCTGGGCCGTGATGACTCCCCCGGCACCGATGCGCCCGATGCGCAGGTGCCCGCACAGCGAGGCCCCTCGCCGGCAGAAGCCGGCGCCTCCGGCACCGGCGCCGCTGACACCGGCGCGTCCGAGGCCCCCGGAGAAGAACGCTATTGGAAAGCGGGGCGGCTGGAGCGGATGCCGATCCGCGCCCTGCCCGACGCGCCGCCCTCCGTCCACCTGCTGGGGCCGACGGTCTTCCTCGTCGCCCTGGGCGTGGGAATGGGCGAGTCCTACATGTGGCCGCGGCTGGTCCTGCTGTTCGGCCCCGAGATCCGGTGGCTGTTCCTCGTCGGCGTCAGCCTGCAGGCCGTGGTCATGCTAGAGATGTCGCGCTATGCGATGGCCACCGGCGAGAGCATCTTCTTCGGTGCCGCGCGCGTGTTCAAACCGCTGATGTGGTTCTTCTTCGTCACCGCGATGCTCGTCTACATATGGCCGGGCCACCTGTCAGCGGGCGCATCGGCCTTCGAACGGGTGAGCGGGATCCCCTGGCAGGCCACTGCGGTCACCGGCATGCTGCTGGTGGGCGTCATCTTCACGATGGCCAAGGTCGTCTACAACCTGCTGGAGAACGTCCTCTCCATCTGCATCGGCCTGCTGGTCGTGGGCACGTCGGTGGTGGCGGGCCTGGTCGGCAACCTGGCGGACCTCTCCAGCACCATCACCGGCATGTTCGCCTTCGGCTACATGCCCGACGAGGCGCTGAGCGCGGCGTGGTTCCCCGTCATCGTCGGCTCCATCGCCTTCGCCGGCCCGTCGGGCATGCAGCAGATGTGGTACACCCTGCACCTGCGCGACAAGGGCGCCGGCATGGGCTCCCACATTCCCCGCATCCGCGGCCTGGCCCACGCGGGCGAGCAGGAGACCATGCCCACCCGCGGCTTCATGTTCGACACCTCCGAGCCGGAGGAGATGGCCAAGTGGAAGGGCTGGCGCCGGTGGGTCACCTTCGACGCGTTCGTGCTCTTCTGGGGCATCACGATGCTGGTGACCGTCTCCTTCACCGTGCTCGCCCAGGCCTCGGCACGGTTCGACCCCGGGGTCGTGACGGTCATCCGCGACGGCGAACGCGACGCCGCGCTGGACGCGATGGCCGCCTCCTTCACCGCCGCCGGAAGCCCCGTCTTCGGCACCGTCTTCTTCCTGTTCATCTCCCTGATCGGCCTCAACGCCACGTTCGGCCTGTTCGACTCCTTCTCCCGCGGCCAGGCCGACATGACCTACTTCTTCGTCCCCGGCGCCCGACGTTTCAGCATGTCCAAGCTGTACGCGTTCTTCCTGTGGGGCGTCATCCTGTTCGGCATCGGCGTCCTGCTGTGGGGGCCGGCCGACGGCCCGGCGGGCATCCTGGACACGCTGGCGTTCCTGTCCACCTTCGCCATGGGCGCCTACTGCGTGACGCTGCTGCTGGTCAACAACCTGATGCTGCCCAAACCCATCCGGCCCGGCATCGTCACCAACCTGATCATCGCCTTCGCCGCGGTGTTCTACCTCGGCATGCTGTTCTACTCGCTGTTCGCCTACGGGGTGGTGGTGAGCTGATGAGCACCCGCACCACCGCAGCAGGGCCGATGCCCGCAGCGCTCCAGTACGCCGAGGTGTCCGTTCCGGGGGTGGGCGTCGGGCTGGTCGCCGGCGTCTTCGCCGCCGGAGTGGCGGCCATGGCCGGACTGCCCGCCGTGCAGATCGCGACGATCGCCGCCGGTCTGGGCCTGCCCCTGGCCCTGTTGGGAGCGGGCTACTGCATCCTGCTCGCCTTGGGCACGTTCGGGGTCGGCGCGCTCGGCCCGGTCGCCTTCTACTGGCTGGCCGGCTTCCCCCTGGCCCGGCTGACCGACCAGTACCTGGTCGCCGCCGTGCTCGGCCGCGACGAGGTACTGCGCGAGCCGCTGCTGTCGTTCCTGGCCTTCCAGGCGATGCTGAGCATGGGCTTCGCCATCGGGTTCCTGTGGCTGCACGAGCGGATCGCCCCCCACATGCTGATCCGCATCAAGGACCACAACCCCGTGGCCGCCGGCCTCGTCGGACGCTACGTCTCCCAGGCGACCGCCCTGGAGGAGCGGCGCGCGACCGCCACGCGGGAGCGTGCGGCCAAGCGGGGCCGCGGACGCGGCTCCCCCTGAGATGTAGTAAACCGGTCCCGGGCGCGTGCGGCGCCCGGGACCGGCTGCCCCGCGCCATCGCAACCGCTGGAGAACTCGCTTGGATATCGCACCTTGGGTCTGGGCAGCGACCATCGCCGTCCTGCTCGGCGTGATCGCGCTCGACTTCGCCATCATCACCCGCCGCCCCCATGAGCCGTCGATGCGCGAAGCCGCCGTCTGGGTCTCGGTCTACGTTTCGCTCGCGGTCCTGTTCGGGATCGGCCTGTCGGCGTTCACCGACGGCCAGGCCGTGGACTTCTTCACCGGATGGATCGTCGAATACTCGATGAGCATGGACAACCTGTTCGTGTTCATCCTCATCCTCGGCTCTTTCGCCGTCCCCCGGGAGCACCGCCAACGCGTCCTGCTGGTGGGCATCGCCCTCGCGCTGCTGTTCCGCGGGCTGTTCATCGCCGCCGGCGCCGCGGCCGTCAACACCTTCGCCGGCGTCTTCTACCTCTTCGGCGCCTTCCTGCTCTACACCGCCTGGAAGCTGGTCTCCGGCGGCGGCGAGGACGACGAGTACGAGGAGAACGCGGCCCTGAAAGCGGTCCGGCGGATCCTGCCCACGTCCGACACCTACGACGGCCACAAGCTGCTCACGCGCGTGAACGGCACGCGCATGGTGACCCCCATGCTGATGGTGATGATCGCCGTCGGCATGACCGACATCCTCTTCGCGCTGGACTCCATCCCCGCCATCTTCGGCATCACCCAGGAGCCCTACCTCGTCTTCACCGCCAACGCCTTCGCGCTGATGGGCCTGCGCCAGCTCTACTTCCTCATCGGCGGCTTGCTGAACAAGCTGGTCTACCTCAGCTACGGCCTGGCGGCGATCCTCGGCTTCATCGGAGTCAAGCTGGTCCTGCACGCCCTGCACGAGACCACCGACCTGCACGTTCCCGAGATCCCCACCATGGTTTCGCTGGTGGTGATCGTCGTGACACTGGGCGCCACCACGGTGCTGAGCCTGCTCAAGTCCCGCCGCGACGCCCGGGCCGACCAGGGCGCCGACGGACCGGAGGCGGCGGACAGGTCCGGCGGCGGTGACGACGACCTCGACGAGCGGGTCTCCCTCTGACCGGTCCCGGGCGCGGGACCGCCGCCGCGGCGGGTGCGGCATCGCCGTATCCGCCGCGGTGCCCCGCCGCGCCCGCAGGGGCGCGGCGGGTCCGTGCCGGGGTCGTGCCGGGGTCGTGCCGGGTCTGCAAGAGTCAGCCGGCGCTGCCGCGGGTCCAGGCGTTGAACGCCAGGTCGCGGCAGACGCGGGCGAAATCGAGTTCGGCGGCTTCGGCCGCCAGCGGGAACGTCGAGGTCTCGGTGAGCCCGGGAGCGACGTTGACTTCCAGGAACCGCACGCGGCCCGCGGCGTCGACGATGAGGTCGGTGCGCGAGTAGTCGCGCAACCCGAGCACACGGTGCGCGGTCAGCGCGGCGTCGGCCGCGGCGCGGGCGGCCTCCTCCGACAGGCGCGCGGGGCTGAAGAACTCGGTGCGGCCGGGGGTGTAGCGGGCGGCGTAGTCGTAGACGCCGCCGTCGGGCACGATCTCCACCGCAGGCAGGTCGACGGGGCCGTCGCCGAGGTCGACCACGCCCACAGCGACCTCGGTGCCGTCGATCCGCTCTTCGATGACCGCCTTGTCGCCGTAGGCGAAGCAGCTGACCATCGCCGCCGACAGCTCCTCGGCGGAGTCGACCGAGGTGGCCCCGAAGGCCGAGCCGCCCTGGTCGGGCTTGACGAACAGGGGCAGCCCCAGCCGGTCCACCACCCGCTCCAGCAGCGCCGGGGCGCCCAGGTCGTGGAACGCCGACTTGGGCAGCGTCACCCCGCGCGGCACCGGAACACCGTGCTGGGCCACCAGCGCTTTGGCGGCGGGTTTGGCGAAGGCGGTCCGGCATGCGGCGGGCGGCGCGCCGACGTAGGGCACACCGCTCAGCTGCAGGATCTCCGCGGTGGCGCCGTCTTCGCCGGAGGCGCCGTGCAGGACCGGGAAGACCGCCTGCGGCGGGTCGGTCCGCAGCCGCTCCAGCAGAGCCGCATCGATGTCGGCGATGTGGGCCTCCACGCCCAGGCGACGCAGCGATTCGGCCACGCGCCGCCCCGAGCGCACGCTGACCTCGTGCTCGGGCGACATGCCGCCCGCCAGTACGAGCACCCGCTCCAGATCGGCCACGGTCCTGCCTTCCTGCTGTGCTGCTGTGGGTGTCACCGGCCCGCTCCGCTGGTCGTCAGGGCAGGTCGGGGAAGGGGGATCCGTCGCCCGCTCCGGCCGGGGGCGACGTGTCGCCGAAGGTATCACGCAGCTCGGTCTCGCCCTCGATCACGCCGACGAGCCGGCGGACCCCTTCCCGGATCTGCTCGCCGGTGGGGTAGCAGAACGACAGCCGCATGCTGCGGCGGCCCTCGTCGGTGGCGTAGAAGCCGGTTCCGGGGACGTAGGCCACGCGTTCGTTGACCGCACGCGGCATCATGGCCTTGGCGTCGAGCCCTTCGGGCAGGGTCAGCCAGACGAAGAACCCGCCGTCGGGCCGGGTCCACTCGGTCCCGGCGGGCATGAGCGTGTCGAGGGCACCGAGCATGGCGTCGCGGCGCTCCCGGTACATCTCGTTGAAGTCCTTGATCTGCTCGCGCCATGCGTGGTCGGCGAGGTAGCGGCGCACGACCATCTGGTTGAAGGTGGAGTGGCTGAGCATGGCCGATTCCGCGGCCAGCACCAGCTTGGCGCGCACCGCCGGCGGAGCCAGTGCCCAGCCGATGCGGAAGCCCGGCGAGAGCGTCTTGGAGAAGGAGCCGAGGTAGATGACGCTGTCGGGCGCCTGGGCGCGCAGCGGCGCCACGGGCTCGCCGTCGTAGCGCAGCAGGCCGTAGGGATTGTCCTCCAGCACCAGCAGGCCGTAGCGCTGGCAGATCTCCAGGACGCGAGTGCGGCGTTCGGCCGCCAGGGTGACCCCGGCGGGGTTCTGGAAGTTGGGGATCGTGTAGAAGAACTTGGCCCGGCGGCCCTCGGCGGTCAGGCGCTGCAGCGCCTCCTCCAGCGCCTCGGGCACGACCCCGTCTCCGTCCATGGCGACGTGGCGGATGTCGGCCTGGAACGCGGCGAAGGTGTTGACGGCGGTGACGTAGGTGGGCGCTTCGCACAGCACCACGTCGCCGGGGTCGACGAAGACGCGGGTGACCAGGTCGAGCGCCTGCTGGGAGCCGACGGTGACGATGACGTCGTCGGCGGCGGCGTCGATGTCCTCCTCGGCCATGACCTCGCAGATGTGCTCGCGCAGTACGGGGTCGCCCTGGGCGGAGCCGTACTGCAGCGCGGTGGCGCCCTGCTCGGCGACGACCTGCTGGACGATGCGGCCGATGTCGTCCAGGGGGAGCGCGCTGACGTTGGGCATGCCGCCCGCCAGCGAGACGACCTCGGGACGGGAGGCCACGGCGAACAGCGCGCGGACCTCCGAGGCCACCATGCCCCGCGTCCGGGCTGCGTAGCTGTCGACATAAGGGTCGATGCGCGAGCCCTGGACCGAGGGCTGCCGGTGGGGTTCTCGGGGATCCTGCACGATCCACCTCCGCTGCCTGGGACGATGGTGCTGCCTGTGGCCGGTGGGACGCTTCGGCGGCGCCGCCGGTTCGCCTGATCCGCATACCGCGGTCCCGCGACACGTGTCCTGTCCGCCCGCCGCGGCACCCGGTTCGGCCGATCCCGGCCCAGTGTATGCTGGCCCGCCGCCGGTCC contains:
- a CDS encoding thiamine pyrophosphate-binding protein; the encoded protein is MTDDTGADTTISGGHLVAKALKAEGVDVIFTLCGGHIIDIYDGCADEGIDVIDVRHEQVAAHAADGYARVTGKPGCAVVTAGPGTTDSVTGIANAYRAESPVLVIGGQGALSQHKMGSLQDLPHVDMIGPVSKFAATVPHTERVADLVSMAFRESMNGAPGPSFLEIPRDVLDASVPAESARVPEAGRYRASTRQAGDPDAIERLAELLVRSERPSILLGNQVQTTHATESAVDLVRTLNVAAYMNGGGRGTLPPGDPHHFQLSRRHAFSSSDLIVIVGTPFDFRMGYGKRLSADATVVQIDLSYATVGKNRDIDLGIVGDADVVLSSVLEATSAYGDNGAQGRKTWLEELRQVENTALDKRAPLLGSEATPIHPYRLVSEINEFLTEDSIYIGDGGDVVTFSGQVVQPKAPGHWLDPGPLGTLGVGVPFVMATKYARPDKEVVALFGDGAFSLTGWDFETLVRFDMPFIGIIGNNSSMNQIRYGQAAKYGADRGEIGNTLGDVRYSEFAAMLGGYGEEVHTPDQIGPALRRARESGTPSLINVWIDPEVYAPGTMNQTMYK
- the frc gene encoding formyl-CoA transferase, producing MSKALDGVRVLDMTHVQSGPSATQILGWLGADVVKLEAPSGDVTRRQLRDLPDADSLYFTMLNGNKRSITLNTKSDEGRRIFLDLVKRSDVLVENFAPGALDRMGFTWETLHGANPRLIYASIKGFGPGAYAGFKAYEVIAQAMGGSMSTTGFEDGPPTAAGAQIGDSGTGMHTVAGILAALYQRTSTGTGQRVEVAMQDAVLNLCRVKLRDQQRLTHGPLDEYPNADFGDEVPRSGNASGGGQPGWAVRTAPGGPNDYVYVIIQPTGWEHITRIIGRPELATDPEWSTPQARLDKLDTCFGLIEEWSSSLPKWEVLAALNEHDIPCGPILSTREIIDDPTLNANGIVATVDHPRRGAYKTVGLPIRMSDSPADVGRSPLLGEHNTQVYTDELGLTAEDLDALKTNGVI
- a CDS encoding acetate--CoA ligase family protein, with the protein product MTTVSGYDREAVRAVLDRARSESRSALTAPEGKELAEAYGIPVPREALATSADAAVSLAVELGLPVVAKIVSPDILHKTDAGGVEVGLSSAEEVEAAYRRIVDNARSYDPRATIEGVQVQQMVGGGTEVLIGATTDPTFGKVAVFGLGGVLVEVLKDVSFRLAPVSAADARAQIGDIKAAEVLDGVRGGEAVDTDRLADVITRLSDLVTDFPEISEADLNPVFASGTASVAADLRFVLDFDPVQPPAQFSTEEILASMNRIFKPRSIAVVGASNEQGKIGNSVIRNIVDGGYAGQVYPINPKADEVYGRTSYATVADAPAGIDVAVFTIPAKLVPAALEEAGRTGVAGAILIPSGFAETGEHELQDEVLEVARRHGVRLLGPNIYGYYYTPEHLSATFCTPYDVAGGTALSSQSGGIGMAILGYSRSTSTGVSAIVGVGNKADIDEDDLLTFFGQDDNTNAVAMHLEDLKDGRAFVQAAREVVPRKPVVVLKAGRTSAGARAAGSHTGALAGDDKVYDDILRQAGVVRAPGLNELLEYGRALPVLPTPAGENAVIITGAGGSGVLLSDAVVDNGLSLMEIPPDLDASFRAFIPPFGAAGNPVDITGGEPPSTYANTIRLGLEDPRVHALILGYWHTIVTPPMVFAELVADVVGQARAAGIDKPVVASLSGDTEVEAASAHLFQNGVVAYPYTTEKPVQVLGAKYRWARSAGLL
- a CDS encoding Nramp family divalent metal transporter, which translates into the protein MDSSDINSDRPLGRDDSPGTDAPDAQVPAQRGPSPAEAGASGTGAADTGASEAPGEERYWKAGRLERMPIRALPDAPPSVHLLGPTVFLVALGVGMGESYMWPRLVLLFGPEIRWLFLVGVSLQAVVMLEMSRYAMATGESIFFGAARVFKPLMWFFFVTAMLVYIWPGHLSAGASAFERVSGIPWQATAVTGMLLVGVIFTMAKVVYNLLENVLSICIGLLVVGTSVVAGLVGNLADLSSTITGMFAFGYMPDEALSAAWFPVIVGSIAFAGPSGMQQMWYTLHLRDKGAGMGSHIPRIRGLAHAGEQETMPTRGFMFDTSEPEEMAKWKGWRRWVTFDAFVLFWGITMLVTVSFTVLAQASARFDPGVVTVIRDGERDAALDAMAASFTAAGSPVFGTVFFLFISLIGLNATFGLFDSFSRGQADMTYFFVPGARRFSMSKLYAFFLWGVILFGIGVLLWGPADGPAGILDTLAFLSTFAMGAYCVTLLLVNNLMLPKPIRPGIVTNLIIAFAAVFYLGMLFYSLFAYGVVVS
- a CDS encoding TerC family protein, whose translation is MDIAPWVWAATIAVLLGVIALDFAIITRRPHEPSMREAAVWVSVYVSLAVLFGIGLSAFTDGQAVDFFTGWIVEYSMSMDNLFVFILILGSFAVPREHRQRVLLVGIALALLFRGLFIAAGAAAVNTFAGVFYLFGAFLLYTAWKLVSGGGEDDEYEENAALKAVRRILPTSDTYDGHKLLTRVNGTRMVTPMLMVMIAVGMTDILFALDSIPAIFGITQEPYLVFTANAFALMGLRQLYFLIGGLLNKLVYLSYGLAAILGFIGVKLVLHALHETTDLHVPEIPTMVSLVVIVVTLGATTVLSLLKSRRDARADQGADGPEAADRSGGGDDDLDERVSL
- a CDS encoding D-alanine--D-alanine ligase family protein, coding for MADLERVLVLAGGMSPEHEVSVRSGRRVAESLRRLGVEAHIADIDAALLERLRTDPPQAVFPVLHGASGEDGATAEILQLSGVPYVGAPPAACRTAFAKPAAKALVAQHGVPVPRGVTLPKSAFHDLGAPALLERVVDRLGLPLFVKPDQGGSAFGATSVDSAEELSAAMVSCFAYGDKAVIEERIDGTEVAVGVVDLGDGPVDLPAVEIVPDGGVYDYAARYTPGRTEFFSPARLSEEAARAAADAALTAHRVLGLRDYSRTDLIVDAAGRVRFLEVNVAPGLTETSTFPLAAEAAELDFARVCRDLAFNAWTRGSAG
- a CDS encoding aminotransferase-like domain-containing protein, which produces MVASEVRALFAVASRPEVVSLAGGMPNVSALPLDDIGRIVQQVVAEQGATALQYGSAQGDPVLREHICEVMAEEDIDAAADDVIVTVGSQQALDLVTRVFVDPGDVVLCEAPTYVTAVNTFAAFQADIRHVAMDGDGVVPEALEEALQRLTAEGRRAKFFYTIPNFQNPAGVTLAAERRTRVLEICQRYGLLVLEDNPYGLLRYDGEPVAPLRAQAPDSVIYLGSFSKTLSPGFRIGWALAPPAVRAKLVLAAESAMLSHSTFNQMVVRRYLADHAWREQIKDFNEMYRERRDAMLGALDTLMPAGTEWTRPDGGFFVWLTLPEGLDAKAMMPRAVNERVAYVPGTGFYATDEGRRSMRLSFCYPTGEQIREGVRRLVGVIEGETELRDTFGDTSPPAGAGDGSPFPDLP